GACCAACACTCCCGCCTCGGTCCCCACGAAGATGCGGTGATCGCCCATGGTGATCGCCTCCTGAGCCGCGTCGCTCGACGCCGCCAGTGTATGCAGGGTCCGGGTCGGGCGTCAATCGACTGCGGCGCCCGTGTGAACGCTCCTCGTGGCTACTCCGAAGTTTCTGCTTTGCCGGCCAGCAGACTCTCGATCTGTTCCAGCCGCTTGTTCGGGCTCAGATCGCTGGCGAGAACGGCTTTGAGCCTGTCCGCATCGAGCACGATCCATAGGTGGCCGGGTTCCGGGCCGAAGGGCGCCTGCATTCGTGGCCAGCTCGTCACGTCCATCCCCGTTTTTGGCCCAGCTCCTTCGCGATCGTGGTCACGATGAACGTGTTAAGGCTCACCCCGTCACGCTCAGACGCTCGGGCGGCCTGGGCGTGCAGGCTCCTGGGCAGGCGGAGCTGGAGCTTGCCGCTATAGGCTTCTGCGGTCCGGGGCATGGGGATCTCGCGGCCCAACTCGATCATCGTTTCGAACCATGCGCGCTTTGCGTCTTCGATCTCGCGCTCAAGGTCCTCCCACCGCTCGGCGCGCGCGGCGAGGCCCGGAAGCTGGGGGAACTCGGCGGCCCAATAATCCCCGTCCCGGTACACTTCCATGCGATACGGGAGCTTCATGTAGGCGTCAACTGCTTTGGGACTAACAGTTGCAGCTATAGTTTCACCATCCCTCCC
Above is a window of Chloroflexota bacterium DNA encoding:
- a CDS encoding toxin-antitoxin system HicB family antitoxin, which encodes MKLPYRMEVYRDGDYWAAEFPQLPGLAARAERWEDLEREIEDAKRAWFETMIELGREIPMPRTAEAYSGKLQLRLPRSLHAQAARASERDGVSLNTFIVTTIAKELGQKRGWT